A single genomic interval of Flavobacteriales bacterium harbors:
- a CDS encoding threonylcarbamoyl-AMP synthase: MTTTIGTDVAHAAQLLKQGGVGAIPTETVYGLAADAFNEEAVLTIFSVKQRPAFDPLIVHVRDRQQLDQVAHVPPEAEALIERFWPGPLTLVLPKRPGVPDLVTSGLDTVAVRMPAHPMTRALLNALDAPLAAPSANPFGYVSPTTAQHVLDQLGGRIPYILDGGPCSVGVESTILGWQGNWVLYRPGGVPVEAIEEVVGPVHQAPTNARPQAPGMLESHYAPRKPVHVGDVPALLRRFAGRAVGVISFRSEHPAHRCEVLSPEGDLAAAARHLFAVLRELDTSDCQVIVAERFPEEGLGRAINDRLRRAAAGR; encoded by the coding sequence ATGACGACGACGATCGGCACCGATGTGGCCCATGCCGCGCAGCTGCTGAAGCAGGGGGGCGTAGGGGCCATTCCCACGGAGACCGTCTACGGACTGGCGGCGGACGCCTTCAACGAGGAGGCCGTGCTCACCATCTTCAGCGTGAAGCAGCGGCCCGCCTTCGATCCCCTGATCGTGCATGTGCGCGACCGGCAGCAGCTGGACCAGGTGGCCCACGTACCCCCTGAAGCCGAGGCCCTCATCGAGCGCTTCTGGCCCGGACCGCTCACCCTGGTGCTGCCGAAGCGCCCTGGCGTGCCCGATCTGGTGACCAGCGGACTGGACACCGTGGCCGTGCGTATGCCCGCTCACCCGATGACGCGTGCCCTGCTGAACGCCCTGGACGCTCCGCTCGCCGCGCCCAGCGCCAACCCGTTCGGCTACGTGAGCCCCACCACGGCGCAACACGTGCTGGACCAGCTCGGTGGACGCATCCCCTACATCCTGGACGGCGGGCCCTGCTCCGTGGGTGTGGAAAGCACCATCCTGGGTTGGCAGGGGAATTGGGTGTTGTACCGACCGGGCGGTGTGCCCGTGGAAGCGATCGAGGAGGTGGTGGGTCCCGTCCATCAAGCCCCGACCAACGCCCGACCGCAAGCCCCCGGGATGTTGGAGAGCCACTATGCGCCTCGAAAGCCGGTGCATGTGGGTGACGTGCCGGCCCTCCTCCGCCGCTTTGCCGGGCGTGCCGTGGGCGTCATCAGCTTCCGCAGCGAGCACCCCGCCCACCGCTGCGAGGTGCTTTCGCCGGAGGGCGATCTGGCCGCTGCGGCCCGGCATCTCTTCGCCGTGCTGCGCGAGCTGGATACGAGCGATTGCCAGGTGATCGTCGCCGAGCGTTTTCCGGAGGAAGGATTGGGCCGTGCGATCAACGACCGGCTGCGGCGTGCGGCGGCGGGGCGTTGA
- a CDS encoding DUF2059 domain-containing protein: MRLLPIILFASILTGPLRGQDAAYLAQFDAFQKASGTEAMQRSAMEAMMDVQEQDPDVDKEFLKRFRKEVLGRLGELNAEIAVLYYERFSLEELQEMTRFYETPLGRKLARENPGLVEGSTRIGAAWGQRVATEVLEGMR; the protein is encoded by the coding sequence ATGCGCCTCCTGCCGATCATCCTGTTCGCATCCATCCTGACGGGCCCACTGCGCGGCCAGGACGCCGCCTACCTGGCGCAGTTCGACGCGTTCCAGAAGGCCAGCGGCACCGAGGCGATGCAGCGCAGCGCCATGGAGGCGATGATGGACGTGCAGGAGCAGGACCCCGATGTGGACAAGGAGTTCCTCAAGCGGTTCCGCAAGGAGGTGCTGGGGCGGCTCGGCGAGCTCAACGCGGAGATCGCGGTGCTGTACTACGAGCGCTTCAGCCTGGAGGAGCTGCAGGAGATGACGCGCTTCTATGAAACCCCGCTGGGCCGCAAGCTCGCCCGTGAGAACCCCGGTCTCGTGGAAGGCTCCACGCGCATAGGCGCGGCCTGGGGCCAGCGGGTGGCCACCGAGGTGCTGGAGGGCATGCGCTGA